The window TCTGATATTTTTAAATCTAATTCTTATCTTTTTGACCTAGACGGAAAGGACAGGTTTTTCTGCGCTTTATATAAGGATTCAATTCTGGCAGGCCCTGAAAAGCTGAGTCAGGATTCTATATCTTCTGTTTTTCCACTCCAAACTATTCCTGTCAGCTTGCAGGTATCAACAAGTTTTTCCAAAATTCGTGAACCTATAAAGAAAATCATGTATCAGATATTGCTTGTTTCCTCCATCTCTATATTGTTGCTGTCTGTATTTTTTTCAGTAATAACATCCCGAAATCTCATCAGGCCACTTCTTTCACTTGAGGATGGAATAAAACAAATAAGTATTGGTAACTGGGAAAATCTCAAAATTAATGTTAGAGATCCTATTGAGATTCAGTTTCTTAGCAAATCGTTCAATTCGATGCAGGAATCTCTCAGAAAAAAAACTCTTGAGCATGAAGCCAGCAACTTCGAACTTAAAAAGGCAAATACAGATTTAATCAGTACACAGAGACAGCTGGTACATAGCGAGAAAATGGCTTCCATTGGTCAGCTTGCTGCTGGAGTAGCTCATGAGATAAACAATCCAACTGCTTTTGTGAGTACTAATCTTCATACAATGGTTGAATATTTATCGGTATATAAAAATCTGTTTCAGCAGATGGAAGAGTTGATTACTTGTATTGAAAACAAAGATGTAGAAGAAAAGAGTTTGACAGTAATAAATAAGATAGAGAGCATGAAAGAAGAAGAGAATTTCCCTTTTATTCTTGATGATGCCTTTCAACTGTTGGAAGAATCCATTGACGGAGCTAACCGGATAAAGAAAATTGTACTGGATCTTCGTAATTTTGCACGACCGGAAAGTCATGATGCCCGGTTGGCTAATATAAATACTGCAATTGAAGATGCTCTTCGTCTGACCAGTAATGAACTTAAATATAAATGTGAAATTGTAAAAGAGCTGGGAAATCTTCCGGATATTTTTTGCAGGATTGATCAGATTACTCAGGTTTTTGTGAATCTTTTTGTCAATGCTGCTCATGCCATAAAAGAACACGGTAATATTACAATTAAATCGTGGATAGAAACAGATTCTATTTTTATATCGGTATGTGATGCAGGAACAGGTATTGATAAAGAGAACCTGGATAAATTGTTTGATCCGTTCTTTACTACAAAGGATGTAGGAGAAGGAACTGGTCTGGGACTGGCTATCTCTTATGGGATTATAGAAAAGCATGGTGGAACAATTAAAGCAGAAAGCACTCCCGGTAAGGGAAGCTGTTTTCATATTATTCTGCCTCAAAAAAGGAATAGTATATGAGTGAAGAGAATTGTGTTCTATTTGTAGACGATGAAAAAGACGTTCTGAGTTCATTACTAAGGCAGTTTCGTAAAGCTGATTTCAAAATCTATACTGCTGTCGGCGGGAAGGCAGCTCTCGAGATATTAGAAACAGAATCCGTAAATACAATTATTACTGATGAACGTATGCCTGGAATGAATGGTCTTGAACTGCTGCAGATAGTGAAAAAGAAATATCCCGATATTATTAGAATGGTATTAACCGGTTATGCTGACAGCGGTACAATTATAGATGCAATTAATAAGGGAGAAGTGTACAGATTTGTATCAAAACCATGGAGTAAAGAAAAGTTGATAGAAATTATTGAGCAGGCATTCTCAAATTACAAGACATTACAACAAAATAGAAAACATATGGAAATAATAATAGAAGAGAATAATCAGCTGCATAAAGATATAGTTTTAAGAGAAAAAAATTTGGAGATATCCCGGGAAATTCTTGATATGCTTCCAATACCGGTTCTTGTAATTACTCATAAAGATACAATTGGTTTTTTTAACAATGAAGCAGATAAACTTTTAGATATCCAGTTTGATATTGACGATCCCCTGGATTCTGTTTTCCCGGAACACATAGCAGTAAAAATTCTACAGGGATTTAAAAAAAACGGAGGCCAAAGCTCTTGTATTTGGGAAATAGAGGGTAGGAAGTTGACATTGAATATTAGAGCTCTAAGGCCATCGGATTTTTTTCAGGGGTTAATATTTTTTATTAATTTAAAAGGAAAGGGTGTGTAATTATGACAGAAGAATCAATCATATTATTTATTGATGATGAAGCAAATATTCTTAATTCTTTAACTCGAAGCTTGTCCAAATGGATGAAAGAAGAAAAATTATCACCCAGGACAGCATCTTCTGCACATGAGGCTTTAGGCATCATGAAGGAAGTGGGTAATAAAATTTCAGTCATTGTTACTGATCAGCGAATGCCCGATTTAATTGGGAGTAAGTTAGCCGGAATAATTTCCAAACAATATCCTGATATTGCTGTCATTATACTATCCGGTTATTCGGATATGAGTGATATGTCATCTATTGTTAAAGCAGGAGTTTTTTCATTTGTTTCCAAACCAT is drawn from Oceanispirochaeta sp. M1 and contains these coding sequences:
- a CDS encoding sensor histidine kinase, with product SDIFKSNSYLFDLDGKDRFFCALYKDSILAGPEKLSQDSISSVFPLQTIPVSLQVSTSFSKIREPIKKIMYQILLVSSISILLLSVFFSVITSRNLIRPLLSLEDGIKQISIGNWENLKINVRDPIEIQFLSKSFNSMQESLRKKTLEHEASNFELKKANTDLISTQRQLVHSEKMASIGQLAAGVAHEINNPTAFVSTNLHTMVEYLSVYKNLFQQMEELITCIENKDVEEKSLTVINKIESMKEEENFPFILDDAFQLLEESIDGANRIKKIVLDLRNFARPESHDARLANINTAIEDALRLTSNELKYKCEIVKELGNLPDIFCRIDQITQVFVNLFVNAAHAIKEHGNITIKSWIETDSIFISVCDAGTGIDKENLDKLFDPFFTTKDVGEGTGLGLAISYGIIEKHGGTIKAESTPGKGSCFHIILPQKRNSI
- a CDS encoding response regulator yields the protein MSEENCVLFVDDEKDVLSSLLRQFRKADFKIYTAVGGKAALEILETESVNTIITDERMPGMNGLELLQIVKKKYPDIIRMVLTGYADSGTIIDAINKGEVYRFVSKPWSKEKLIEIIEQAFSNYKTLQQNRKHMEIIIEENNQLHKDIVLREKNLEISREILDMLPIPVLVITHKDTIGFFNNEADKLLDIQFDIDDPLDSVFPEHIAVKILQGFKKNGGQSSCIWEIEGRKLTLNIRALRPSDFFQGLIFFINLKGKGV